The DNA window ACATTGGTCGTTGGGTCAGGAGAAGACGACAATATACCAGTAGATGTAGGGGGCCAGGGCGAAAGTATGCTTGAGGACGGGATGGGTAGTCCTTGTTTGTCGTTTGACGCCATTTCAAGAGAGGAATTATAAATGTCAGATAGAGATGAAGAGGATTTAATGCGTCTACGAGATcagagttcttgaaatcttttttctgCTGTCAGTCATTTGGACTGACTACCATCTGAAGTTTGTCAGTCCggacaaatttttatcagtccaaaatattttaatagaaagatgaaaaactatatttgaattttattatcaatttatttcgTTTTTAACTTAAAAGCCTCCCaatttctctcaatttttcCTGATATGATTCCTCTTAACTTtcacaatttcacaatttggcTTCTCACGTTCACATTCTTATTTAtcacttcattaattttaacttCCTTCCCTCTCTCTCATCAACTTTccttttttatctttctttttcgttctctttttctttctgcACACATCATGCCACAGGGACTTATAGTTGTCGGATAGTGGAGTTATTATTTGCTCCCGAAgacataaatgattaaaattagtatttttgtgtgtatttctgtgtattacaATAAAAACATGAACTTAAAACCCTGTTTCAATGTGAAAAAagtgtatttatatacataaaaaacgtaaaaaagacgacactcgccatcttggatttatagggggaCATCGGTTCacgctatgttttaaacaagttctcCAATTTCTCCAAGTGATTTCTGACTATATCTAAGTTGGAAAATGATCAAAAGCCTTATACCTATCGCATGACTATACATCTGTTAGTTGCATTATAAACACACCTTGTTGATATGTACTAAACACtcgccaaacttatcgaaagcatCGGAAGTTTACATTTAAGTGACGTAAATTATATTCATTAGTCGcgaaaaaatcctcttgattTATCTTATGCATTCGGATCTCCTCAGTGATTACCCAGAATAGTTTGCATCAACTTCGTTGCTTTTGTACGAAATTTAGTCTTGTTTTCGAAAGTTCCCCTGTCAACTTTTACCGGTCATTTGGACTGACAGGCAACCTCAAGTAATCGGTCCTTGGTTATTTTAATCGGTCTTGCCGACAGGACCGaaagatttcaagaactctgCGAGATGTTGACTGGTGTTCCGTAAAACTTAATTCCACAGACCTCTTACGCTTACTGTCTAGGGCATATACAGAGCTCTGCATTGGGGGTGAGAAGAGCTCACTGGTCTATATCGAGTATTAACTTTCACTATATAGTCACTACAGTCACTACAGATTCACTTTTAAACGCTAACGcaaacatgtatatgttaaatgACATGTAGTGAAAACATGTACTTGCCCCGACTGAGTTAACACACAGGTATTATGTTTAAATTCCACCTTCTCTCTCCTAGCTCTACTTCTTACATCTTGCAGGTAATGGCCACCGGAATCTTGTTTCCACgagttattttgataaagaaatggcaatttctTTGCTTTACTGTAtctgtaaacaaatataagactcgagctttgtttacataacaaagactTCTCTCCtttgtatctcgcttgtaaaatgacttctaacattcatgttttggtgaatcattcaaaatacaaaagtaaacaattgtatacatagaaatcaaaaatcaaattttcatctgaaatcGTGTCTAGCTCCCTTTAATAATTTCCATAGGCGTTTAAATTttaacagttttcattttttttttacgaccATTCGTGACCATTCATCCTTTTCATTTGAGAGCATACTTTCTGAACAAAGAGACGTTTTGCCACAAACGTAAATTAGACAAATAAATTGCAGCAACACACAGACTTGAGCAAGCAAACATAAATGAATGGACATTTACTAATAAATTTCGGACACACACTATTTAGATActtcatttgatataaaaaagaaaGGCCAGATTTATGTTTCATTAAACacttttaataagaaaaaatgttGACCTTTTAAGTTTTGCcataacttttatttaattatttaattacctGGATATAACTAAGGAATGTTAAAACAATATGTGTGTTACATAAAGGTGTGCTTATAGAGCAGACAATTTAGTTGTAAAATACCCAGCTTGGGGTCAATTAATTTCGGCTAGGCATCCCGGTTCAAAGAAATTGTTGAGTGAGCACAAGCAGGTGCTTGTCCCTCATTGGTTAATTACTCAAATGCTTACACAAAACaaataaagttgatttttttttaattacactaGGGGttaattttatatctttaatttcATTGGCTAGCATAGCGTTGGTTCCAGAAGAAGCAAGGTATAAATAAAACAGTCGTCGAAAAATCAACCATTATCTGGCATGCCCAAAAGAATCAACATGAAgcagaatacatgtactaagtacACCGAACCTCTCTTCATTGATACAACTTTAGAGTATAAGATTGACCGAAGCCGATTCCCAGGCATCGACAACGGCGAGCCTATGTTGTTGGTTCATTCCTCTACCAACTGTCTATGCACCCAGACTCACACAAACGTCATCGCCCCAGCTGCTGATCACGAACTATTCACCATGATTGACACTCTAGCAGATGTAGTTACAGACACGGAACAGATCCAACCAGAAAACGAACTGAACACGTGCTGCTTTGGATTATCGCCCGTCTCTCCTTTAACACTGAGTCGCCAAGAAGATTTATGCTGTGACTTCGTTAGCGATTACCCAAAAGACCGAGATTATCAGAGTCTGGATTCCCCTCTCAACACCCTTGATGTTCTCTTTGACTTTGACTCGTCATCTTCATCGGACTCCAACCCCAGTGCTCTTCTTGATGACCAGTTATTTCCCAGTTTGTACAACCCGCACGATCCCGCCTATCTATTGGACGACTCCTCAACAATCTGTGACATTGACTTGTGTATCATTGGAATGAAAACCAGAAAACGGCGACACTCCACGGTTTACGAAGATTCGCCAAAACGACGGAGGACTGAGTGTTGCTGGGTGGCGGATCTGTTCGAGGAAGATGCGGATCTCCGATGGAGCAGCTGAAAAATTGTGACTTAGTGGATACCATATTCATTTACTCAATGGATCAAACGTGTCAGTGCTTGtttgtattgtattttttgttGGTGTATTAACAAAGTgctattattatttatttacatgttcattcaatattttaaaaaaattaataaaagatatttacaAACATTTATACAATTATAGAGTATCacataatttaaaatacagCAGAGTATCGGTTGAGATTATAGATATGCATGAAGGTAGCGACTTTCACATAAAAATTCTCTctttgaaaatacaaaaaagtaaaCTGAAAGAATAAGGATTACAGTTTTCATGGTATAAATACATTTACTTGAAATATTCAGCTTGAAAAGTACTTCTAATCTACGTTCAAGTTACAAATATCGTTAGAGAGTCTCTCCCCTGCATCTATTGACTTTTACAAACACAGTTCTTGACATTAGTTTAACTATACTTTGGAAATATTACGAAGAATTGCCGGTTAATTTATTTGAACATTAATTTACCTTAACTCGTTATCGACAATTCTAAGACGGTAAAGTTTCAACAATTCATTGCTCTCTAACTTATACTGGCAGTTAAAACAATATCGATAGGTTACTTTCTATAGATTATTATAAATCGAggtaatat is part of the Crassostrea angulata isolate pt1a10 chromosome 3, ASM2561291v2, whole genome shotgun sequence genome and encodes:
- the LOC128176126 gene encoding uncharacterized protein LOC128176126 produces the protein MPKRINMKQNTCTKYTEPLFIDTTLEYKIDRSRFPGIDNGEPMLLVHSSTNCLCTQTHTNVIAPAADHELFTMIDTLADVVTDTEQIQPENELNTCCFGLSPVSPLTLSRQEDLCCDFVSDYPKDRDYQSLDSPLNTLDVLFDFDSSSSSDSNPSALLDDQLFPSLYNPHDPAYLLDDSSTICDIDLCIIGMKTRKRRHSTVYEDSPKRRRTECCWVADLFEEDADLRWSS